In Candidatus Dormiibacterota bacterium, a single genomic region encodes these proteins:
- the folK gene encoding 2-amino-4-hydroxy-6-hydroxymethyldihydropteridine diphosphokinase, whose amino-acid sequence MSRIAYVGLGSNVGDAAGNVRRAIRALGEAGRVRRVSSLHRTPPWGRSAQASFVNAAVQLETMLGPRALLHALQRIERRLGRRTSYRWGPRVIDLDLLLYDDVHVDEPGLRVPHPRLRERPFVMVPLAEVGAFPRGRGMPRA is encoded by the coding sequence GTGAGCCGGATCGCGTACGTCGGCCTGGGATCGAACGTCGGCGACGCAGCCGGAAACGTGCGGCGCGCGATTCGCGCGCTCGGTGAAGCGGGGCGCGTGCGTCGCGTCTCGTCGCTGCATCGGACGCCGCCGTGGGGACGCAGCGCGCAGGCGTCGTTCGTCAACGCAGCCGTGCAGCTCGAAACGATGCTGGGGCCGCGCGCCTTGCTCCACGCGTTGCAGAGGATCGAGCGGCGCTTGGGCCGGCGCACGAGCTATCGCTGGGGACCGCGTGTCATCGATCTCGATTTGCTGCTGTACGACGACGTGCACGTCGACGAACCCGGGCTGCGCGTCCCGCACCCGCGTCTTCGCGAGCGGCCGTTCGTCATGGTGCCGCTTGCGGAGGTAGGGGCTTTCCCCCGCGGACGCGGAATGCCGAGAGCATGA
- the folB gene encoding dihydroneopterin aldolase — protein MDAIALRGIRVRARHGADPGEREREQTFEIDVVAEIALGAAAASDDVGDTLHYGRLYRSIVEVVRARSHALLERVAADVLDAVFADARVARASVTIAKPELLDGATPSITLKRENPRYVGQ, from the coding sequence ATGGACGCAATAGCACTGCGCGGCATTCGCGTTCGGGCGCGCCACGGCGCCGACCCCGGCGAGCGCGAGCGCGAGCAAACGTTCGAAATCGACGTCGTCGCGGAGATCGCTCTCGGCGCGGCGGCTGCCTCGGACGACGTCGGCGACACGCTCCACTACGGACGGCTCTATCGCAGCATCGTCGAGGTCGTGCGCGCGCGTTCGCACGCGCTGCTCGAGCGCGTGGCGGCCGACGTTCTCGACGCCGTCTTCGCCGATGCGCGCGTCGCGCGGGCATCGGTAACGATCGCGAAGCCGGAGCTGCTCGACGGAGCGACGCCCTCGATAACGCTGAAGCGCGAGAATCCGCGCTACGTCGGGCAGTGA
- the folP gene encoding dihydropteroate synthase: MAERLLAWGERTYVMGIVNVTPDSFSGDGSTALEGAVATARRHVDEGADALDVGGESTRPGHVPVDAATETARVLPVLRALRERFPRVILSIDTWKPAVARAAVEAGADVLNCVRRAPDELLEIAAEAGLGFVAMHNQETAQYEGDVVDAVVRVLEECGRRGVERGIPRERMMLDPGIGFGKTAEQNLRVLRRLDRVVALGFPTLLGASRKSTLGKLTGRTAGDLVAATAATSTLAAAAGIDIVRVHDVAQTRDAVQVADAIYRGWRPVGWTQ; this comes from the coding sequence GTGGCTGAACGCCTTCTCGCGTGGGGCGAGCGCACGTACGTCATGGGCATCGTCAACGTTACGCCGGATTCGTTTTCAGGGGACGGCAGCACCGCGCTCGAGGGCGCGGTTGCGACGGCACGGCGGCACGTCGACGAGGGTGCCGATGCGCTCGACGTCGGCGGCGAATCGACGCGCCCGGGACACGTCCCCGTCGATGCAGCGACCGAAACGGCTCGCGTGCTTCCCGTTCTGCGCGCGCTGCGCGAGCGATTCCCGCGCGTCATTCTTTCGATCGACACCTGGAAGCCCGCCGTTGCGAGGGCGGCGGTCGAGGCGGGAGCCGACGTGCTCAACTGCGTGCGGCGCGCGCCGGACGAGCTGCTCGAGATCGCAGCCGAAGCCGGCCTCGGATTCGTTGCAATGCACAACCAAGAGACGGCGCAGTACGAGGGGGACGTCGTGGACGCCGTCGTACGCGTGCTCGAGGAGTGCGGGAGGCGTGGCGTGGAGCGAGGCATTCCTCGCGAGCGCATGATGCTCGATCCCGGCATCGGGTTTGGCAAGACCGCGGAGCAGAATCTGCGCGTTCTGCGACGGCTCGACCGCGTCGTCGCGCTCGGGTTTCCGACTTTGCTGGGCGCGTCGAGAAAGTCGACGCTTGGAAAGCTGACCGGGCGCACGGCGGGCGATCTCGTCGCTGCAACGGCTGCGACGAGCACCCTCGCGGCGGCAGCCGGAATCGACATCGTCCGCGTGCACGACGTCGCACAGACGCGTGACGCCGTGCAGGTGGCGGACGCAATCTATCGCGGATGGAGGCCCGTAGGATGGACGCAATAG
- a CDS encoding folylpolyglutamate synthase/dihydrofolate synthase family protein: protein MTYEEAERYLIGLIDEAQSRHRGLGLDRIRALLRALGDPQDAYKTVHVGGTSGKGSTATMIAAALTASGLRSGLHVKPHLHALTERASIDGVAVSRERFAQLLDEMMPALDKTNDEHGRPTYYETLLALAFTYFAREGVDVAVIEVGIGGRLDGTNVLLPEVSVITSVGYDHTDVLGDTIEAIAAEKAGIAKADVPLVLGVERPEALNVIEAHAEAIGAPVRRVVDVTEVTPYGGDDRRFIVRTASARYEIALPVLGAFQRRNARTAIAALEALPPGLRPAPEAVERGLGSVVIPARMEILSGEPAIVLDIAHNAEKAQHLAEALREHFPERRLRALVAIGQGKDAHAILEALAPLVSSFVVTSFRAAGRKSLAPQRLAQLAQQFGVPVAAIDRPADAFALALERCAADDVLVVTGSTFVVAAVRQIALERGTAVRG, encoded by the coding sequence ATGACGTATGAAGAGGCAGAGCGCTACCTCATCGGGCTGATCGACGAGGCGCAGTCGCGCCATCGGGGGCTCGGTCTCGATCGCATCCGCGCGCTGCTTCGGGCCCTCGGCGATCCCCAAGACGCGTACAAGACGGTTCACGTCGGCGGAACGAGTGGCAAAGGGTCGACGGCGACGATGATTGCCGCCGCTCTCACCGCGTCGGGCTTGCGCAGCGGTCTGCACGTGAAACCGCATCTTCATGCGTTGACGGAGCGCGCCTCGATCGACGGCGTCGCGGTCTCACGAGAGCGCTTCGCGCAACTGCTCGACGAGATGATGCCGGCGCTCGACAAGACGAACGACGAGCACGGACGGCCGACGTACTACGAGACGCTCCTGGCGCTCGCGTTCACCTACTTCGCGCGCGAAGGAGTCGATGTCGCGGTGATCGAGGTGGGAATCGGGGGCCGGCTGGACGGAACCAACGTGCTCCTTCCCGAGGTCTCGGTCATCACGTCGGTCGGGTACGATCATACCGATGTCCTCGGCGACACGATCGAAGCCATCGCCGCCGAAAAGGCCGGCATCGCAAAAGCCGACGTGCCGCTGGTGCTCGGCGTCGAACGGCCGGAGGCACTCAACGTGATCGAAGCGCACGCTGAGGCTATCGGCGCCCCGGTACGACGGGTGGTTGACGTCACGGAGGTCACGCCGTACGGCGGCGACGATCGGCGGTTCATCGTGCGCACGGCGAGCGCGCGATACGAGATCGCGCTGCCGGTCCTTGGGGCGTTTCAACGGCGTAACGCGCGCACGGCGATTGCCGCGCTCGAAGCCTTACCGCCCGGGCTGCGTCCCGCGCCCGAAGCGGTTGAGCGCGGTCTCGGGAGCGTCGTCATTCCGGCGCGCATGGAGATTCTCTCGGGCGAGCCGGCGATCGTCCTCGACATCGCGCACAACGCGGAGAAGGCCCAGCATCTCGCCGAAGCGCTGCGGGAGCACTTTCCCGAGCGTAGATTGCGTGCGCTCGTCGCCATCGGACAGGGCAAGGACGCGCATGCGATCCTCGAAGCGCTGGCGCCGCTCGTGAGCTCCTTCGTCGTGACGTCATTTCGCGCGGCGGGGCGCAAATCGCTCGCTCCGCAACGGCTCGCGCAGCTCGCGCAGCAGTTCGGCGTTCCGGTCGCTGCGATCGATCGGCCGGCGGACGCCTTCGCGCTCGCGCTGGAGCGCTGCGCTGCGGACGACGTGCTCGTCGTCACCGGCTCGACCTTCGTCGTCGCTGCCGTTCGTCAGATCGCGCTCGAGCGCGGCACTGCGGTTCGTGGCTGA
- a CDS encoding MogA/MoaB family molybdenum cofactor biosynthesis protein — translation MAQTLNGRFTAALIVLSDRAADGTRPDACLPVMRERLGAGYEIVRELILPDDMSRLQAELIDLADTSSAALVLTSGGTGLSPRDRTPQATLAVIDYEVPGIGEAIRAASLVHVRTAMLSRAIAGVRHRTLIVNLPGSPKAVAESIAVIASVLPHALELLAQ, via the coding sequence GTGGCGCAGACGCTGAACGGGCGCTTCACCGCGGCGTTGATCGTCCTCTCCGACCGCGCGGCCGACGGCACGAGGCCGGATGCGTGCCTTCCCGTGATGCGCGAACGATTGGGAGCCGGCTACGAGATCGTGCGAGAGTTGATCCTTCCCGACGATATGAGCCGGTTGCAGGCCGAGCTCATCGATCTCGCCGACACCTCGTCGGCAGCGCTGGTTCTGACGAGCGGGGGCACCGGCTTGAGTCCGCGCGATAGAACGCCGCAAGCCACGCTTGCAGTAATCGACTACGAGGTTCCCGGTATCGGCGAAGCGATTCGCGCGGCATCTCTCGTGCACGTCCGTACGGCGATGCTCTCGAGAGCCATCGCGGGCGTACGCCACCGTACGCTGATCGTGAACCTTCCCGGCAGTCCGAAGGCGGTCGCCGAGTCGATCGCGGTCATTGCGTCCGTGCTCCCGCACGCGCTCGAGCTGCTCGCCCAATGA
- the moaC gene encoding cyclic pyranopterin monophosphate synthase MoaC, which translates to MPKPSHFSRDGAVTMVDVSSKRATRRVARAEAVVFMGAAAFRALREATLAKGDALTTAQIAGIAAAKRTDELIPLAHALPLGSIDVRFEWKPPNRLRIEAEARTNARTGVELEALVAATVAALTIYDMTKALDKGIAIERVALLEKRGGKSGTWRRR; encoded by the coding sequence ATGCCGAAACCCTCACACTTTTCGCGCGACGGCGCCGTCACGATGGTCGACGTCTCCTCGAAGCGAGCGACGCGTCGCGTCGCGCGCGCCGAGGCCGTCGTGTTCATGGGTGCCGCGGCCTTCCGCGCGCTTCGTGAGGCAACGCTCGCAAAAGGCGACGCGCTGACGACGGCGCAGATTGCCGGTATCGCGGCGGCGAAACGCACGGACGAGCTGATTCCACTCGCGCACGCCCTGCCGCTCGGCAGCATCGACGTGCGTTTCGAGTGGAAGCCGCCCAATCGCTTGCGCATCGAAGCCGAAGCGCGAACGAACGCTCGCACGGGGGTGGAGCTCGAGGCACTCGTCGCCGCCACCGTTGCGGCGCTCACGATTTACGACATGACCAAAGCACTCGACAAGGGCATTGCGATCGAGCGCGTCGCGTTGCTGGAGAAGCGCGGCGGAAAGAGCGGAACGTGGCGCAGACGCTGA
- a CDS encoding undecaprenyl-diphosphate phosphatase, with amino-acid sequence MGIAQALFLALLQGVSELFPVSSLGHIILVPALLQWRNIHRSDPSFLAFVVVLHLGTALALVLFYRREWWGIVRALVRSVIRGKLSSERNESVGWRLVVGTIPVGIIGLVAEDPVRRLFGSALAAAGFLVVNGLVMFAGEYLRRRQQRSETRSPRAIEHMTYAQSAAVGVAQAFALLPGISRSGASIVGGLLCDLDHEEAAHFSFLLATPVIGAAALLEIPRLFAPGAHLAAIEALEGAILAGVAAYLSVAFLTRYFKRNDLRPFGWYCVVFGSICFVLARIGGIS; translated from the coding sequence ATGGGGATCGCACAAGCGCTTTTTCTCGCGCTCCTGCAAGGCGTGAGCGAGCTGTTTCCGGTCTCGAGCCTCGGCCACATCATTCTCGTTCCCGCACTCCTGCAATGGCGCAACATCCATCGGTCCGATCCGTCGTTTCTCGCCTTCGTGGTCGTGCTGCACTTGGGAACCGCACTCGCCCTCGTGCTCTTCTATCGACGCGAGTGGTGGGGCATCGTTCGTGCGCTCGTCCGCAGCGTCATTCGCGGAAAGCTCTCGAGCGAGCGCAACGAGTCCGTCGGATGGCGGCTCGTCGTCGGAACCATCCCCGTCGGCATCATTGGTCTCGTAGCAGAGGACCCCGTGCGTCGTCTCTTCGGCTCAGCACTCGCCGCTGCCGGATTTCTCGTCGTCAACGGGCTGGTAATGTTCGCCGGCGAGTACTTGCGCCGCCGCCAGCAGCGCTCCGAGACTCGATCTCCGCGCGCGATCGAGCACATGACGTACGCGCAGAGCGCCGCGGTCGGCGTCGCGCAGGCATTCGCGCTGCTCCCGGGCATCTCTCGCTCCGGCGCGTCGATCGTCGGCGGGCTGCTCTGCGATCTCGATCACGAAGAAGCCGCACATTTTTCGTTTTTGCTCGCGACGCCCGTAATCGGGGCCGCCGCGCTGCTCGAGATTCCACGGCTCTTCGCTCCGGGCGCCCATCTCGCCGCGATCGAGGCGCTCGAAGGCGCGATTCTTGCCGGTGTGGCCGCCTATCTCTCGGTCGCGTTTCTCACGCGGTACTTCAAACGTAACGATCTCCGCCCGTTCGGCTGGTATTGCGTCGTTTTCGGTTCCATTTGCTTCGTTCTCGCCCGCATAGGAGGTATCTCATGA
- a CDS encoding TonB family protein: protein MLVAAFALSILVHAIVAFVVHPPKPTHASEIGTKLTQVQRIVAIRPTQPPRTPPPHAKRRAIAVPHLAQARPRSHAPVPAPPAAPPATPAAGARVRPTPASGCADRNAPAALIATPPPPQIPPSVRAQDVSGVAAVRVQLDTDGSVRAAALEQSTSSPSFDALAIAMARDARYAPARRNCIAVASSYLFRVQFSAW, encoded by the coding sequence GTGCTCGTTGCCGCCTTTGCGCTCTCGATTCTCGTCCATGCGATCGTCGCGTTCGTCGTGCATCCTCCCAAGCCGACGCACGCGAGCGAAATCGGAACGAAGCTGACACAAGTGCAACGGATCGTAGCGATTCGCCCGACGCAGCCGCCACGCACGCCGCCGCCGCACGCGAAGCGACGCGCGATCGCAGTGCCGCACCTCGCGCAAGCACGTCCGCGTAGCCACGCCCCCGTTCCCGCGCCGCCGGCAGCGCCGCCCGCGACGCCGGCCGCGGGCGCACGCGTGCGCCCGACGCCCGCGAGCGGATGCGCGGATCGCAATGCACCCGCGGCGCTGATCGCGACCCCTCCGCCACCGCAGATCCCGCCCTCGGTACGCGCGCAAGACGTATCGGGCGTCGCGGCCGTGCGGGTGCAACTGGATACCGACGGTTCGGTGAGAGCCGCGGCATTGGAGCAGAGCACGAGCAGTCCCTCGTTCGACGCGCTCGCCATCGCGATGGCACGCGACGCGCGCTACGCGCCGGCGCGGCGCAACTGCATCGCCGTGGCCTCGAGCTATCTCTTTCGCGTGCAGTTCTCCGCGTGGTAA